From the Alkalibacter rhizosphaerae genome, one window contains:
- the hisZ gene encoding ATP phosphoribosyltransferase regulatory subunit — protein MINYYIDGVNDLHFQELLGYERINDAIEGVMRRYGYKPILTPNFEYYDMYSMDTSLSRDKMFKLIDKTGKVMVLRPDATIPICRMAANTFKDPKEVLKFSYITTIFREDNSKTNYRKDFIQGGVEYFGNEGADCDGEVIAVAVSMLQDLGLKNIHIDVGQVAFLDGLLSGLDLAPADSLRINELIENKNLGDLKVCLSNLNIEAPVYDVLMKVPMLFGAYDDVLPKARALCINPAMEKAIKNLEEVYRILKAYEMESYLYLDFGFTNQLNYYSGLIFKGYAQDWGDSLLSGGRYDHLSSTFGVDRPACGFGINISLLTEVLGGEESHMDYFDALIRTVPSQMSTAIATASLLRQLGRSVNLLVMDHAYDPETYRRILQITEDGLYMEEGAGLVPITTETLLEQWKGESLR, from the coding sequence ATGATCAACTATTATATCGATGGAGTCAATGATCTCCATTTTCAGGAACTGCTGGGTTATGAGCGGATCAACGATGCCATTGAAGGCGTCATGCGCCGATACGGCTACAAGCCCATTTTGACCCCGAATTTTGAATACTACGACATGTATTCCATGGATACGTCCCTTTCCCGGGACAAGATGTTCAAGCTCATCGACAAAACGGGAAAAGTGATGGTCCTGCGCCCCGATGCCACCATCCCCATCTGCCGGATGGCCGCCAATACTTTCAAAGATCCAAAAGAAGTCCTGAAGTTCTCCTACATCACCACCATCTTTCGGGAGGACAACAGCAAGACCAACTACCGGAAGGACTTTATCCAAGGTGGGGTGGAATACTTCGGCAACGAAGGGGCGGACTGCGACGGGGAAGTGATCGCCGTAGCCGTTTCCATGCTCCAGGATCTGGGACTGAAAAACATCCACATCGACGTGGGACAAGTGGCCTTCCTGGACGGCCTCCTTTCCGGTCTGGACCTGGCTCCGGCCGACTCCCTGAGGATCAACGAACTCATTGAAAACAAGAACCTGGGAGACTTGAAGGTCTGCCTGTCCAACCTGAACATCGAAGCGCCGGTCTACGACGTCCTCATGAAAGTCCCCATGCTCTTTGGCGCCTACGACGACGTTCTGCCCAAGGCCCGGGCCTTGTGCATCAACCCCGCCATGGAAAAGGCCATCAAAAACCTGGAAGAAGTGTACCGGATCCTGAAGGCCTACGAGATGGAATCCTATCTCTACCTGGACTTTGGGTTCACCAACCAGCTCAACTACTACAGCGGACTGATCTTCAAGGGATACGCCCAGGACTGGGGGGACAGCCTCCTCTCTGGAGGCCGCTACGACCACCTGTCCTCCACCTTCGGGGTGGACCGACCGGCATGCGGCTTTGGCATCAACATCAGCCTGTTGACGGAAGTATTGGGAGGGGAAGAAAGCCATATGGACTACTTCGACGCCCTGATCCGCACTGTTCCCTCCCAAATGTCCACCGCCATCGCCACGGCCTCCCTCCTTCGACAGCTGGGCCGCAGCGTCAACCTCCTCGTGATGGATCACGCTTACGACCCGGAGACCTACCGCCGGATCCTCCAGATAACGGAAGACGGACTGTATATGGAAGAGGGAGCGGGATTGGTCCCCATCACCACGGAAACTCTGCTGGAACAATGGAAAGGAGAGAGCCTTCGATGA
- the hisB gene encoding imidazoleglycerol-phosphate dehydratase HisB, with product MRSASRSRRTLETELSCRLDLDGSGKYEGTTGMGFFDHMMTLLAKHAKMDLSLTCKGDLEVDTHHTVEDLGILLGEALKEALGNKEGIRRYGTFYCPMDEVLTRTSLDLSGRGYLVFDVPLTREKVGDFETEMLKEFLYALAIQSGTTLHVTTLYGNNDHHILESVFKSLGRALGEAVSTDGTKDIPSTKGLL from the coding sequence ATGAGAAGTGCAAGCCGAAGTAGAAGAACACTGGAAACGGAACTATCCTGCCGCCTGGATCTGGACGGCAGCGGAAAATATGAAGGGACCACCGGCATGGGGTTTTTCGACCACATGATGACCCTCCTGGCCAAACATGCCAAGATGGACCTGTCCCTGACCTGCAAGGGCGACCTGGAAGTGGATACCCACCACACGGTGGAAGATCTGGGGATCCTTCTTGGAGAGGCCTTGAAGGAAGCCTTGGGCAACAAGGAGGGGATCCGCCGCTACGGCACCTTCTACTGCCCCATGGACGAAGTCCTGACCCGGACCTCCCTGGATTTGAGCGGCAGGGGCTATCTGGTTTTTGATGTTCCCCTGACCCGGGAGAAGGTGGGGGATTTTGAAACGGAGATGCTGAAGGAATTCCTCTATGCCCTGGCCATCCAGTCCGGCACCACCCTCCACGTCACCACCCTGTACGGAAATAACGACCACCACATTTTGGAATCCGTCTTCAAATCCTTGGGACGGGCCCTGGGGGAAGCCGTCTCCACCGACGGGACCAAGGACATTCCCTCCACCAAGGGCCTTCTGTAG
- the hisG gene encoding ATP phosphoribosyltransferase: protein MKNLNIALAKGRVADQAIQLLMDCGCQFDDYSKDSRKLIFSDKKNNIKVTLVKSPDVPVYVEKGAADAGIVGKDILLEEKADVYELVNLNIGKCHMCVAGFADKKPDYSKKITVATKYPNITKDHFHKLGVLTDIIKLNGSVELAPLIGLSDIIVDIVESGKTLEENGLVVHEKFLPISARLISNKVSLKTKNEEIQWVIRSLASLADQEGS from the coding sequence ATGAAAAACCTGAACATCGCCCTGGCCAAGGGCCGGGTGGCCGATCAGGCCATCCAGCTGCTCATGGACTGCGGCTGCCAATTTGACGATTACAGCAAGGACAGCCGAAAGCTGATCTTCTCCGACAAAAAGAACAACATCAAGGTCACCCTGGTCAAGTCTCCCGACGTGCCCGTGTATGTGGAAAAGGGAGCCGCCGATGCGGGCATCGTAGGCAAGGACATCCTCCTGGAAGAAAAGGCCGACGTCTACGAGCTGGTGAATTTGAACATCGGCAAGTGCCACATGTGCGTGGCCGGGTTTGCGGACAAAAAACCGGACTACAGCAAAAAGATCACCGTGGCCACCAAATACCCCAACATCACCAAAGACCATTTTCACAAGTTGGGGGTCTTGACGGACATCATCAAGCTCAACGGATCCGTGGAGTTGGCGCCCCTGATCGGCCTGTCGGACATCATCGTGGACATCGTGGAAAGCGGCAAGACCCTGGAGGAAAACGGACTGGTGGTCCATGAAAAGTTTCTGCCCATCAGCGCCCGGCTCATCAGCAACAAAGTCAGCCTGAAGACGAAAAACGAGGAGATCCAGTGGGTCATCCGGTCGTTGGCGTCCCTGGCGGACCAGGAGGGATCGTAA
- the hisD gene encoding histidinol dehydrogenase — MKTYILKESQINKKTVDDLLSRSDEQNRNVEEAVSRILDRVRQEGDAALFSYTEAFDKVRLETLKVTPEEIQAGYDAVDPDFIETMVQARENITTYHEEQRADSWLKHFGPGIRLGQQITPIQRVGLYVPGGKAGYPSTVLMDAIPAKVAGVTSIAMITPPRKDGSLDPNILAAAKIAGIDEIYKVGGAQGIAALAYGTETIDPVYKIVGPGNIYVATAKKQVFGRVDIDMIAGPSEICIIADVKARPDFIAADLLSQAEHDEMASSMLITWSPSLAEAVKTSLYQQMDRLPRREIMKRSIEDNGKVFLVDSPAEATALSNLIAPEHLELMVEEPMEMLPSITNAGAIFLGAYTPEPIGDYFAGPNHTLPTSGTARFSSPLGVYDFVKRSSVLYYDRESLADVSRRVADFATREGFYSHANAIVIRFKDGKER, encoded by the coding sequence ATGAAAACTTATATCCTAAAAGAAAGTCAAATCAATAAAAAGACGGTGGACGACCTGCTCTCCCGCAGCGACGAACAAAACCGGAACGTGGAAGAGGCGGTCTCCCGGATCCTTGACCGGGTCCGACAGGAAGGGGACGCCGCCTTGTTCTCCTACACGGAAGCCTTCGACAAGGTCCGTCTGGAGACCTTGAAAGTGACGCCGGAGGAGATCCAGGCCGGCTATGACGCAGTGGATCCCGACTTTATCGAGACCATGGTCCAAGCCCGGGAAAACATCACCACCTACCACGAAGAACAGCGTGCCGATTCCTGGCTGAAGCACTTCGGCCCGGGCATCCGGCTGGGACAGCAGATCACCCCCATCCAACGGGTGGGCCTCTACGTCCCCGGCGGAAAAGCCGGCTATCCTTCCACCGTTCTCATGGACGCCATTCCCGCCAAGGTGGCCGGGGTGACCTCCATCGCCATGATCACTCCGCCGCGAAAGGACGGGAGTCTGGATCCCAACATCCTGGCAGCCGCCAAGATCGCCGGCATCGACGAGATCTACAAGGTGGGCGGCGCCCAGGGCATCGCCGCCCTGGCCTACGGAACAGAGACCATCGATCCTGTCTACAAGATCGTGGGACCGGGAAACATTTACGTGGCCACAGCGAAAAAGCAGGTCTTCGGAAGAGTGGACATCGACATGATCGCCGGCCCCAGCGAGATCTGCATCATCGCCGACGTCAAGGCCCGGCCCGACTTCATCGCCGCCGACCTGCTGAGCCAGGCGGAACACGACGAAATGGCTTCCTCCATGCTGATCACCTGGAGCCCGTCCCTGGCGGAGGCGGTAAAAACGTCTTTATACCAACAAATGGACCGGCTGCCCCGAAGGGAGATCATGAAACGGTCCATCGAGGACAACGGCAAGGTGTTTCTGGTGGATTCTCCGGCGGAAGCTACGGCCCTGTCCAACCTCATCGCCCCGGAACACCTGGAGCTCATGGTGGAAGAACCGATGGAAATGCTGCCGTCCATCACCAATGCCGGCGCCATATTTCTGGGAGCCTACACGCCGGAACCCATCGGAGATTACTTCGCCGGACCCAACCACACCCTGCCTACCTCCGGGACCGCCCGCTTTTCTTCCCCCCTGGGTGTCTACGACTTTGTCAAACGGAGTAGCGTATTGTATTATGACAGGGAAAGCTTGGCCGATGTGAGCCGCCGGGTCGCCGATTTTGCCACCCGGGAGGGATTTTACTCCCACGCCAACGCCATTGTCATACGTTTTAAAGATGGAAAGGAGCGCTAA
- a CDS encoding HAD-IA family hydrolase, whose product MKYRSVIFDFDGTLANTEALALNIYNELADRYDYEPVRQEELQALKKMTFREMMDSTRIPMAKLPKIMKTAQRLMRGEMSKVSPFDPALKEHLVELKSRVEYLGIITSNNRKNVTAFLDHQGIDLFDFIVSSPLMSKQVKLQAVSRKYGLEKDDILYVGDESRDIVACKAAGVDCAAVAWGYNHPDTLLKEEPEYLVEDWTGLLEIVGK is encoded by the coding sequence ATGAAATATCGAAGCGTCATATTTGACTTTGACGGAACATTGGCCAATACGGAAGCTTTGGCCTTGAATATATACAATGAGCTGGCAGACCGTTACGATTACGAGCCGGTCCGGCAGGAAGAGCTCCAAGCCCTGAAGAAGATGACATTTCGGGAAATGATGGACTCCACCAGGATCCCCATGGCAAAACTGCCCAAGATCATGAAGACGGCCCAACGCCTGATGCGGGGAGAGATGAGCAAGGTGTCGCCTTTTGACCCGGCTTTGAAGGAGCATCTTGTGGAATTGAAAAGCCGGGTGGAATACCTGGGCATCATCACCTCCAACAACCGAAAAAACGTGACGGCTTTTTTGGATCATCAGGGCATCGACCTATTTGACTTCATCGTGTCTTCCCCCTTGATGAGCAAGCAAGTGAAGCTCCAGGCCGTATCCAGGAAATACGGGTTGGAAAAAGATGATATACTGTATGTGGGAGATGAATCCCGGGATATTGTGGCCTGCAAGGCAGCAGGGGTGGACTGTGCCGCCGTCGCCTGGGGATACAATCATCCGGACACCTTGTTGAAGGAAGAGCCGGAATACCTGGTGGAGGATTGGACCGGGTTATTGGAGATCGTTGGAAAGTAA